GCTCGTCGAGGCGCTGCCTGGCGAGCTCTCCTTCTATGGCAATCCGCGCTACCGCCGGCAGTACGACGCCACCCGGGCGTCGGCCGTGCTGGTGGGCCGGGATGCCGAGCCACGCGAGCACGTCTCGCTGGTGCGTGTGTCCAACCCGCACCTGGCCTTCGCCCAGATTTCCCAGCTCTTCCACCCGCGGCCCACCTACGAGGCGGGCGTGCGGCCCGGCGCCCACGTGCACCCCGAGGCCAGCGTCCACCCGGACGCCACGGTGATGGCCGGGGCCACGGTGGACAAGGGCGCCCGGGTAGGCGCTGGCGCGGTGCTCTTCCCCGGCGCGTACGTGGGGGAGGCGGCGGTGGTGGGCGAGGACAGCGTGCTCTACCCCAACGTCACCGTGCGCGAGCACTGCCAGGTGGGCGCGCGCGTCATCCTCCACGCCTCGTGCGTGGTGGGGGCGGACGGCTTCGGCTTCGCCTTCAACCCCGAGGGCGCCCAGGGCCCCGAGCACTACAAGATTCCCCAGGCGGGCATCGTGCGCATCGAGGACGATGTCGAGGTGGGTGCCTGCACCACCATCGATCGGGCGACGATCGGCGAGACGGTCATCGGCCGCGGCACGAAGATCGACAACCTGGTGCAGATCGCCCACAACGTGAAGGTGGGCCCGCTGTCGCTGCTGTGCGCGCAGGCGGGCGTGTCCGGCTCGTCGGAGCTGGGCACGGGCGTGGTGCTGGCGGGGCAGGTGGGCGTGGTGGGCCACATCCGCGTGGGCGACATGGCCAAGGTCGGGGCCCAGTCGGGCGTGGCGCAGGACGTGGAAGATGGACAGGTGGTGAGCGGCACCCCGGCCATGCCCCATCGCGAGTGGTTGCGGACGTCGGCCGCGCTCGGCCAGTTGAGCGAGCTGCTCAAGGAAGTGCGCACCCTGCGGCGCAGGGTGGAGATGCTCGAGAAAAAGGAGAAGGGCGGATGATGGACATCCAGGAGATCCAGGCGCTGCTGCCCCACCGGTATCCGTTCCTCCTGGTGGACCGGGTGGTGGAAATCGTTCCTGGCCAGAAGATCGTGGCCTTCAAGAACGTCACCATGAACGAGCCCTTCTTCAACGGCCATTTCCCGGGCCACCCGGTGATGCCGGGCGTGCTCATCCTGGAGGCGCTCGCCCAGGCGTCGGCCATCCTCGCCTACAAGACGGAGAACATGGACCCCGCGCGGTCGGTCTCCTACTTGATGAGCGTGGACGGGGCGCGCTTCCGCAAGCCCGTGGTGCCCGGAGACCGGTTGCAGCTCAACGTCGAGGTGCTGCGTCACAAGGGCGCGGTGTGGAAGACGAAGGGAACGGCCACGGTTGACGGAGCGAAGGTGGCCGAGGGCGAGTTCCTCGCCACCGTCGTGGACAAGGACAAGAAGTCGGGCGGCTCCACCGCCGAGGCGTCCTGACAGGACGAGGGAGACACCATGGCGCAGGTTCACCCCACGGCGGTGGTCCACCCGGATGCCCGCCTCCACGAGACCGTGGAGGTCGGTCCCTACTCCATCATTGGTGGCAAGGTGACGATTGGCGCGGGCTCGAAGGTGGGTGCCCACGTCGTCATCGACGGCCGCACCACGCTCGGCGAGCGCAACCGCATCTCTCCCTTCGCCTCCGTGGGGGGCGTGCCGCAGGATCTCAAGTACGCGGGCGAGGACACCCAGCTCATCATCGGCAACGGCAACCAGATCCGTGAGTCCGCCACGCTCAACATCGGCACGGTGGGCGGGGGTGGGGTGACGCGGGTGGGGGACAACAACATCTTCATGGCCTGCAGCCACGTGGCCCACGACTGCGTGGTGGGCAGTGGCTGCGTGGTCGCCAACAGCGTGGCGCTCGCCGGACACGTGGTGGTGGAGGACTTCGTCATCCTCGGCGGGTTGTCCGCGGTGCATCAGTTCACCCGGGTGGGCAAGCATGCCTTCATCTCGGGGGGCGCCATGGTGACCATGGACGTGCCGCCCTACTGCACGGCGCAGGGAGACCGGGCGGAGCTGTCCGGCCTGAACGTGATCGGCCTGCAGCGCCATGGCTTCAGCGAGGAGCAGGTGGCCCGTATCAAGGAGGCCTACCGGATCCTCTTCCGCTCGAAGCTGGGACTGGCGGAGGCGGTGGCCCGGCTGAAGTCGGAGCTGGGCGGCCAGGCGGAGATCGACTACCTGGTGGACTTCATCGCCCAGAGCAAGCGCGGCCTGACGCGCTGACGCCCACCTTGGAACGCATTGGCCTCATCGCGGGCAACGGCCGTCTGCCCTTCCTCTTCGCCAGCGCGGCCCGGGCCCAGGGCCTGGAGGTGGTGGCGGTCGCCCACCGGGGCGAGACGGATCCGGCGCTGGCCTCCGAGGTCGCCTCCCTGACGTGGGTGCGGCTGGGGCAGATGGACCGCATCCTGCGCGCCTTCCGCGACGCGGGCGTCACCCGGGCGGCGATGGCCGGGGGCATCGGCCGGGTGCGCGCCTTCACCGAGGCCCGGCCGGACCTGGGCGCGGTGCGCATCCTCTCGCGCCTGCGCAGCGTGCGCGATGACGCCTTGTTGCGCGCGGTGGCCGACTACTTCGAGTCCCACGGCGTCACCATCGTGGCGCCCACGGACTGGTTGGCACAGGCCCTCTGTCCCGCGGGGCACCTCGCCGGACCCGCCCTGAGCGCGGTCCAGGAAAAGGACGTGGCGCTGGGGCGCGAGGTGGCCACGCTGCTCGGACAGGCCGACGTGGGCCAGACGGTGGTGGTGCGCCAGGGCCACGTGCTGGCGCTCGAGGCGGTGGAAGGCACCGACGAGGCCATCCGCCGGGGCGCGAAGTACGGCGGTACGGGCGCCGTGGTGGTCAAGCGCTGCAAGCCCGGGCAGGACCTGCGCTTCGATCTGCCCGCCGTCGGCCCCCGCACCCTGGACGTCATGAAGGAAGTGGGTGCCACCGTGCTGGCGTTGGAGGTGGGGAAGACGGTGCTGCTGGACGCACCTGAGCTCTTCCGGAAGGCCGACACCGTGGGCATCTCCCTGGTGGGCGTGCCCTGAGGGGCTGGCTGGCCGCTCGCTCCCGGAGAGAGTCGGGGAGTGGATGGTCGCTCGTTTCGGGGTAGGGAATGTTCGAGCCCGAAGGATCTGTTACGAACATCACCGCCGCGAAGGAGCCGGATTCGCGTTGCACGGCACCCGGGTGCTCACCAGGGTGCCTTCCTCTCGAAGTCCCTCCGTCTTCCGCCGCGATGGCGGACGGTGCCGCCCCAAGGAGAACCCACGGATGAAGCGACTCGTGCTCCCCGCCCTGCTCGCCCTTGCCTCCCCTGGTTGCATGCACGCGCCCGCGCCCGCCCCCGCGGCCCCCGAAAACGAGGCGACCAAGTGCGAACTCGTCCAGACCCTGGTGCGCGAGCAGCTCCCGCAGCAGATCCTCTCCGGCCTGGAGGCCGACGGGCATGACGGGCCCACCCAGGTGCTCGTCTTCGTCCAGGACGCCGACGAGAACGTGCTCGAGCGCCTGTTCTCGGGAGAGCCCTCGTGTGGGGGTCCCAACTTCAAGGTGGTTCGGGAGATTACCCGCGAGGCGCTGGTGCTCTTCCTCCAGCGCCAGGGCGAGGGCTACGTCTATGACGCGCAGCGCGCGGGCCCCAACCGGATGTCGCTGGGCGGCAAGGCCAAGGGCGCGGTGATGAAGCGCTCGGGCGTCTGGGCGGCATCCAGCATCTGAGACACCGTGGGGTGCTCGCGCAGCAGATCCTTGCCGCCATCCGCGATGAACTGCACCGCGATGGCCGCGAGGATGAGCCCCATGACGCGCTCGAGGATGGCCACGCCGGACTGGCGCAGCACGCGCTGCACGAGGCTGGCGGCGCGCAGCACGAAGTAGCTCGTCACGAAGGTGATCAAGATGGCCAGCAGCACGGGCACGGCCGTCACGAGCCGATCCCCGCCGCGGGCCATGAGCACCACGGCGGTGGCGATGGCGCCGGGACCCGCCAGCAGCGGCATCGCCAGGGGGACCAGTGCCACGTCCTCCTTCACCATGCCTTCCTGGGTCTCGGACGGGGTGGTGCGCGTCTCGGAGGGGCGCGCCCGGAGCATGTCCAGCGCGGTGATGAGCAGCAGGATGCCGCCGGCCACCCGGAAGGCGCCCAGCGACACGCCGAACACCTTGAAGATGACGCCGCCAAAGAGGGCGAAGAAGAGCATCAGCGCGCACGCCACGATGCACGCGCGCCGCGCCGTGCTGCGGATCTTCTCCTCCGAGTCCCCCGCGGTCATCGAGAGGAAGATGGGCACCAGGCCCACCGGATCGACGACGAAGAGCATCGCGGGCAGCGCCACGATGAACAGCGAGAACTGTTCGGACATGCGCCCTCCTACACCGTGAGGCGCAGCTTCCACACCATCGTCAGCGCCTCGACGAAGATGCGCCGGCTCATCTTGGACTGCCCGACCCGGCGATCCTCGAAGACGATGGGCACTTCCTTCACCGTGAAGCCCCCCTTGAGGGCGCGGTAGGTGAGCTCGATCTGAAAGGCGTAGCCGGTGCTCTGCACGGCGTTCAGATCGATGGACTCGAGCACCCGGCGGTGGAAGCACTTGAAGCCGCCGGTGAGATCTCGGATGTCCACCCCGAGGATGCTCCGCGCGTAGAGCGAACCGCCCTGGCTGATGAGCTGCCGGCCCACGCCCCAGTTGATGGTGCCGCCGCCGTGCACGTAGCGCGAGCCCAGCACCAGGTCCACGCCGGACCGGGCCGTGTCCAGGATCATGGGCAGGTAGCGCGGATCGTGGCTGAAGTCCGCGTCCATCTCCAGGATGTACGTGTAGCCCCAGTCGAGCGCCTGCCGGAAGGCATGGAGGTAGGCGCGCCCCAGTCCCTGCTTCTTCTCGCGGTGGAGCACGCGGATGCGCGGCTCCTTCGCCGCCAGCTCGTCGGCCAGCTTCCCCGTGCCATCCGGGGAGTTGTCGTCGACGACGAGGATGTCCACCCGCGGCTCGGCCGCCAACACCGCGCGGGTGATGGGCTCGAGATTATCCCGCTCGTTGTAGGTAGGGATGCAGACCAGCGCTGGATTCATCGCTCGGCGGGACATAGCAGAGCGCTCGGGCGCGCTCCTAGACTTTCGCCGCGGGCAGCAACTCCAGCACCGACTCGGCGGCGCGCTCGGCGGCCCCGGACTCACCCAGGCGCGTGCGCACCTCTTCCAGCCCCCGGAGCATCTCGTCGCGCGGCGCGCCCGGCACCCACAGGCGGCGGATCTCCCCGGCGATGCGCTCGGGCGTCATGTCTCCCTGGAGCAGCTCGGGCACCACCCGGCGGTTGGCCAGCAGGTTGACGAGCGCCACGTGTGCCACCTTCAGCATCATCCGGCCCACGAGGTAGGTGAGCAGCGACACGCGGTAGACCACCACCAGGGGCCGCTGCATCAGTCCCGCCTCCAGCGCCGCCGTTCCCGAGGCGACAATGGCCGCGTCGCTGGCGCCCACCACCTCGGGGGCCCGGCCCTCCACGAGGATGGGTTGCACGCCGCTGCCCTCGAAGCGCGAGAGGATCTCCTCGCGGGCGATCGTGGGCGCCACGGGGACCACCACCTGGAGGCCGGGACGCTCGGCGGCCAGTGTCCTCGCCGCGCCCACCAGGGTGGGGAGGATGCGGCGGATCTCGCTCATGCGGCTGCCGGGCAACAGCGCCAGGGTGGGGGCCTCGGAGGGGAGGCCGAGCTTCTGGCGGAAGGTGAGGGCACTGGCGGGGGCGGGCACCTGC
Above is a window of Cystobacter fuscus DNA encoding:
- the lpxD gene encoding UDP-3-O-(3-hydroxymyristoyl)glucosamine N-acyltransferase, translated to MHTPKPRRLGELAAHVGGELLGDAGLVITGLNGLVEALPGELSFYGNPRYRRQYDATRASAVLVGRDAEPREHVSLVRVSNPHLAFAQISQLFHPRPTYEAGVRPGAHVHPEASVHPDATVMAGATVDKGARVGAGAVLFPGAYVGEAAVVGEDSVLYPNVTVREHCQVGARVILHASCVVGADGFGFAFNPEGAQGPEHYKIPQAGIVRIEDDVEVGACTTIDRATIGETVIGRGTKIDNLVQIAHNVKVGPLSLLCAQAGVSGSSELGTGVVLAGQVGVVGHIRVGDMAKVGAQSGVAQDVEDGQVVSGTPAMPHREWLRTSAALGQLSELLKEVRTLRRRVEMLEKKEKGG
- the fabZ gene encoding 3-hydroxyacyl-ACP dehydratase FabZ — encoded protein: MMDIQEIQALLPHRYPFLLVDRVVEIVPGQKIVAFKNVTMNEPFFNGHFPGHPVMPGVLILEALAQASAILAYKTENMDPARSVSYLMSVDGARFRKPVVPGDRLQLNVEVLRHKGAVWKTKGTATVDGAKVAEGEFLATVVDKDKKSGGSTAEAS
- the lpxA gene encoding acyl-ACP--UDP-N-acetylglucosamine O-acyltransferase, whose protein sequence is MAQVHPTAVVHPDARLHETVEVGPYSIIGGKVTIGAGSKVGAHVVIDGRTTLGERNRISPFASVGGVPQDLKYAGEDTQLIIGNGNQIRESATLNIGTVGGGGVTRVGDNNIFMACSHVAHDCVVGSGCVVANSVALAGHVVVEDFVILGGLSAVHQFTRVGKHAFISGGAMVTMDVPPYCTAQGDRAELSGLNVIGLQRHGFSEEQVARIKEAYRILFRSKLGLAEAVARLKSELGGQAEIDYLVDFIAQSKRGLTR
- a CDS encoding LpxI family protein, yielding MERIGLIAGNGRLPFLFASAARAQGLEVVAVAHRGETDPALASEVASLTWVRLGQMDRILRAFRDAGVTRAAMAGGIGRVRAFTEARPDLGAVRILSRLRSVRDDALLRAVADYFESHGVTIVAPTDWLAQALCPAGHLAGPALSAVQEKDVALGREVATLLGQADVGQTVVVRQGHVLALEAVEGTDEAIRRGAKYGGTGAVVVKRCKPGQDLRFDLPAVGPRTLDVMKEVGATVLALEVGKTVLLDAPELFRKADTVGISLVGVP
- a CDS encoding polyprenol monophosphomannose synthase, with the protein product MNPALVCIPTYNERDNLEPITRAVLAAEPRVDILVVDDNSPDGTGKLADELAAKEPRIRVLHREKKQGLGRAYLHAFRQALDWGYTYILEMDADFSHDPRYLPMILDTARSGVDLVLGSRYVHGGGTINWGVGRQLISQGGSLYARSILGVDIRDLTGGFKCFHRRVLESIDLNAVQSTGYAFQIELTYRALKGGFTVKEVPIVFEDRRVGQSKMSRRIFVEALTMVWKLRLTV
- the lpxB gene encoding lipid-A-disaccharide synthase codes for the protein MSSAPQILVVAGEASGDAHASELVAALRARRPDLSFFGMGGSRLAAQGVELLYGAHEVNVMGITEVLPKIPRILQVMRGLARAAAERRPACAILVDIPDFNLRLAARLKKLGIPVAYYVSPMIWAWRRGRVKTIARLVDRMLCILPFEEDFYREAGVAARYVGSPVVEQVPAPASALTFRQKLGLPSEAPTLALLPGSRMSEIRRILPTLVGAARTLAAERPGLQVVVPVAPTIAREEILSRFEGSGVQPILVEGRAPEVVGASDAAIVASGTAALEAGLMQRPLVVVYRVSLLTYLVGRMMLKVAHVALVNLLANRRVVPELLQGDMTPERIAGEIRRLWVPGAPRDEMLRGLEEVRTRLGESGAAERAAESVLELLPAAKV